One window of the Acaryochloris sp. CCMEE 5410 genome contains the following:
- a CDS encoding mechanosensitive ion channel family protein: MNTNLSIAWSKVQVMLNRFIALLPNIALALFVFAGFLVVSRIVKDLLQYVVRDRIHTQNLKVVLGRLVQGAVILVGAFIALSIVMPSLKADDLVQLFGVSGVAIGFAFRDILQNFLSGVLILLTQPFQIDDQIVYQDYEGTVEEIQTRATTIRTYDNRRIVIPNSELFTNSVLVNTAFEKRRLQYDIGIHYDADIDQASQLILAAMQETEGVLADPAPEVLVVDLAPSTVNLRARWWMDPPRRADVLEMTSQILKAIKNKLMAQGIDLPYPTQQILMQDQANLTHDGHDMTSSPSNSKIIQTPT; this comes from the coding sequence ATGAATACAAATCTGTCGATTGCTTGGTCGAAGGTTCAGGTGATGCTGAACCGCTTTATTGCCCTGCTCCCTAACATTGCTTTGGCTTTGTTTGTATTTGCTGGCTTTCTGGTGGTCAGTCGGATCGTGAAGGATTTGCTGCAGTATGTGGTTCGCGATCGCATCCATACCCAAAACCTCAAGGTCGTCCTGGGACGCTTGGTTCAGGGTGCGGTTATTCTGGTTGGGGCATTTATAGCCTTGTCCATTGTCATGCCGTCCCTCAAGGCAGATGATCTCGTGCAGCTCTTTGGAGTAAGCGGAGTTGCCATTGGCTTTGCCTTCCGGGATATTTTGCAAAACTTTTTGTCAGGGGTGCTGATTCTGCTGACGCAGCCGTTTCAAATTGATGACCAAATCGTATATCAGGACTACGAAGGGACGGTTGAAGAGATTCAAACGCGAGCGACAACGATTCGGACCTATGACAATCGCCGTATTGTGATTCCCAACTCAGAACTTTTTACAAATTCCGTCCTGGTGAATACCGCCTTTGAAAAGCGCCGCCTCCAGTACGATATCGGGATTCACTATGATGCAGATATCGACCAAGCCAGTCAACTGATTTTGGCGGCAATGCAGGAAACAGAAGGAGTGCTTGCAGATCCAGCCCCGGAAGTACTGGTGGTGGACTTAGCCCCTAGCACTGTTAATCTACGGGCACGGTGGTGGATGGACCCGCCCCGTCGTGCAGACGTTCTAGAGATGACGAGTCAAATCCTCAAAGCGATCAAGAATAAACTGATGGCCCAGGGGATTGATTTACCTTATCCCACCCAGCAAATTCTAATGCAGGATCAGGCTAACCTCACCCATGACGGTCATGACATGACCAGCAGCCCTAGCAACTCCAAAATTATTCAAACCCCTACCTAA
- a CDS encoding mechanosensitive ion channel family protein, with product MAQWLRVMGGEIAQTAPRKFVRVIGVPQTLEAGPMVFLSILTAVTILLIIGMSYLKLPQVTRLIVQRFSSTEAQSVYQNVIAPQKNWLLWTVLLTFADGIILVMTRAYGLQVLEFPLGLLVALNIIFLGFTLFNELFDRYLLEIALKDQAKINTELLTLAKFVSNAAIVLVIVFIFATAHQINIFGLTASLGVGSIAIAFASQKVLEQILWSIALYIDRPFVVDDYVHLPDRTLGRVESIGWRSTKIRLSGKNTLVIIPNSNLAQTSIENLTRARRVISIVELTFFRNIPDEEQALVEQLVLDSTRDILGIDHRLTQVTFEDITQTLREGVVQAQIIFFILGAAENSMELRRNLLEIAQDNIVDRLQEYGIAFNLEEKTLDISQPMNL from the coding sequence ATGGCACAGTGGCTAAGGGTAATGGGAGGTGAGATTGCACAGACGGCTCCCCGTAAGTTTGTCCGCGTTATTGGCGTCCCACAAACCCTAGAGGCAGGGCCGATGGTGTTTCTCAGTATTCTCACGGCAGTTACAATCCTATTGATCATTGGCATGTCCTATCTGAAGTTGCCGCAAGTGACTCGCTTGATCGTCCAGCGGTTCTCTTCGACGGAAGCCCAAAGTGTCTATCAAAACGTAATTGCCCCCCAGAAAAATTGGCTGCTGTGGACGGTTCTGTTAACCTTCGCCGATGGAATTATTCTAGTAATGACCCGGGCTTATGGACTTCAGGTTCTTGAATTTCCCCTGGGATTGCTAGTCGCCCTTAACATTATTTTTCTCGGTTTTACGCTATTTAATGAATTGTTTGACCGATATCTTCTAGAAATTGCCCTAAAGGACCAGGCCAAAATTAATACCGAGCTACTCACTTTGGCCAAGTTTGTCTCCAATGCAGCCATTGTTCTGGTGATTGTTTTTATCTTCGCTACGGCGCATCAAATAAACATCTTTGGATTAACAGCCAGTTTGGGGGTGGGTAGTATTGCGATCGCATTTGCCTCCCAAAAAGTGTTGGAGCAAATTCTATGGAGTATTGCCCTCTATATCGATCGGCCTTTTGTGGTGGATGACTATGTTCACTTGCCCGATCGGACCCTGGGACGGGTAGAATCCATCGGCTGGCGCTCCACCAAAATCAGGCTGTCCGGTAAAAATACCTTGGTGATTATTCCCAACAGCAATCTTGCCCAAACCAGTATTGAAAATTTAACCCGAGCGAGGCGCGTGATTTCTATCGTAGAACTCACCTTCTTCCGCAACATCCCGGATGAAGAACAAGCGTTGGTGGAACAGCTAGTCCTTGACAGCACCCGAGATATCCTGGGCATCGATCATCGTCTCACCCAGGTCACCTTTGAAGATATCACCCAAACCCTGAGGGAAGGGGTCGTCCAGGCCCAAATCATCTTTTTTATCTTGGGGGCGGCAGAGAACTCCATGGAGCTGCGGCGGAATCTACTAGAGATTGCTCAGGATAACATTGTGGATCGTCTCCAAGAGTACGGGATTGCCTTCAACTTAGAAGAAAAAACCCTCGATATTTCTCAACCCATGAATCTTTAA
- a CDS encoding mechanosensitive ion channel family protein, whose translation MADLTRILLEAFEVDGSLREFLIELGLRVGLFAVGVVLSPLVGRILPFLIWWLLRLINRFIPLGISKTYGEFIRPVRNSLITTGTFGFIALCANLLRRYEGFYKFLGLFIYLALAISMAWLASRLAQRVIRLYVVNLVQRLGVEVNELVLIIETLVNILIVLFSVVIFAQGLELNLLALSASIGLGGVGVAFAAKEALEQLVGTIELYLDRPYLPGEYIRVNFNPHNEDVYGRIESIGLRSTKIRTVARNTVYVVPNAIMANKEIENITRGKKVMAMLFLNFPQVLKTSEEALVKRIVVESIDNFGGVDKSSTRVRFSQTEEKNTRARVNFFIMGSSEDSLRLRKLLIELANETISTELLAYGLRFTMPEPMVYIDSPMTI comes from the coding sequence ATGGCAGACCTTACCCGCATCCTCCTAGAAGCCTTTGAAGTGGACGGTAGCCTACGGGAATTTTTAATAGAACTGGGGCTTAGAGTAGGGTTATTTGCCGTTGGTGTTGTCCTTTCCCCCCTTGTAGGTCGCATATTGCCCTTCTTGATTTGGTGGCTACTGAGACTGATCAATCGCTTTATTCCCTTAGGCATTTCGAAAACCTATGGAGAATTTATTCGGCCCGTTCGCAACTCTCTGATTACCACGGGAACCTTTGGTTTTATTGCTTTATGCGCTAACTTGCTACGGCGGTATGAAGGGTTTTATAAGTTTTTGGGATTGTTTATTTATCTGGCTTTAGCCATCAGTATGGCCTGGTTAGCCTCTCGATTGGCCCAGCGAGTGATTCGCTTGTACGTGGTGAATTTGGTACAGCGCCTGGGAGTTGAAGTGAATGAGCTGGTGTTGATTATTGAAACCTTAGTCAATATCCTGATTGTGTTGTTCTCAGTGGTGATTTTTGCTCAGGGATTGGAGCTAAACTTGTTGGCTCTATCCGCCAGCATTGGACTAGGAGGGGTAGGGGTGGCGTTTGCTGCCAAGGAAGCCCTAGAACAACTGGTCGGTACGATTGAGCTGTACTTGGACCGCCCTTATCTGCCGGGGGAGTATATCCGCGTTAACTTCAATCCCCACAATGAAGATGTCTATGGTCGGATTGAATCCATTGGCCTCCGTTCCACCAAAATTCGCACAGTTGCTCGGAATACGGTCTATGTTGTACCAAACGCGATTATGGCCAATAAAGAAATTGAAAATATTACTCGGGGTAAAAAGGTGATGGCCATGCTGTTTCTCAACTTTCCTCAGGTTTTGAAAACCAGTGAGGAGGCTTTGGTCAAGCGCATTGTTGTGGAAAGTATCGATAATTTTGGTGGTGTGGACAAGTCCAGTACGAGAGTTCGGTTCTCCCAGACTGAGGAAAAGAATACTCGGGCGCGAGTGAATTTTTTTATTATGGGGTCTAGCGAAGATTCTCTACGACTCAGAAAGCTGTTAATCGAGTTGGCCAACGAAACGATCAGCACAGAACTGCTAGCGTATGGACTGCGCTTTACGATGCCGGAACCAATGGTTTATATTGATTCACCGATGACTATCTAA
- a CDS encoding HdeD family acid-resistance protein codes for MAPFYSNKTITISLFLADRWWMTALRGLLAILFGLAIMIWPGISLAILLTLFGIFSLFSGCLLLLIALQGRMVEGNWMIILEGFLGVGLGLLTLFRPETTGLFLLLLVAVWAILTGIFQIGVALRLRRDIDNEWLLLSVGIASALFGLLLALRPVAGATAMLWLVGAYAIALGILLIVLAFRLKRWRRQKLKLQIERSLDQEF; via the coding sequence ATGGCCCCGTTTTACAGCAATAAAACTATCACGATTAGCCTATTTCTCGCCGACAGATGGTGGATGACGGCTCTGCGGGGCTTGCTTGCCATTCTCTTTGGTCTAGCCATCATGATTTGGCCCGGTATTTCCTTGGCAATTCTCCTAACCCTATTTGGTATTTTTTCTCTGTTTAGCGGTTGCCTACTCTTACTGATTGCCCTCCAGGGGCGAATGGTGGAAGGTAACTGGATGATTATTTTGGAAGGCTTTCTAGGAGTTGGTTTAGGGCTATTAACCCTCTTTCGTCCTGAGACAACAGGGCTCTTTCTGCTACTACTGGTGGCAGTTTGGGCCATTTTAACTGGAATTTTTCAAATCGGAGTTGCCCTGCGACTGCGCCGAGACATTGATAATGAGTGGTTACTTCTGTCAGTAGGAATTGCATCGGCCCTATTTGGCTTGTTATTGGCGCTTCGTCCTGTGGCCGGCGCAACTGCGATGTTGTGGTTGGTGGGTGCCTATGCGATCGCATTAGGCATACTGCTAATCGTTTTAGCCTTCCGACTAAAGCGGTGGCGTAGACAAAAACTTAAACTCCAAATCGAACGCAGTCTAGATCAAGAGTTTTAA
- a CDS encoding lipid-binding SYLF domain-containing protein has translation MNWKPLIALPIAAAAVVSVQHPAIAASETTEIIQESTKIFQEMMISSETQIAPEVLRRSRAVAIIPDITQAGFIVGARRGTGVMLTRNANGTWGNPAFINVTGGSFGLQFGAKSSDLVLVFPNQESVDDVLSDGSIELGGNVTGTAIEEEGTAAEVLQDEDGSDPIYVYSRSRGLFGGAAFEGAELGFNDGLNRELYGRPISASEIFTSSRLPTPQAIYPLKDSLFKAQQ, from the coding sequence ATGAATTGGAAACCCTTAATCGCCTTACCCATTGCGGCAGCAGCAGTCGTCTCAGTGCAACACCCAGCTATCGCAGCCTCTGAAACGACTGAAATCATCCAAGAATCCACCAAGATTTTTCAGGAGATGATGATTAGTTCAGAAACGCAGATTGCTCCAGAGGTTCTGCGCCGTAGCCGAGCTGTCGCGATTATCCCTGATATTACTCAAGCCGGTTTTATCGTCGGTGCCCGCCGAGGAACTGGTGTGATGCTGACCCGCAACGCAAATGGAACATGGGGTAATCCCGCCTTTATTAACGTCACAGGTGGGAGCTTCGGCTTGCAATTTGGTGCCAAATCCAGTGATTTAGTGCTGGTTTTCCCTAATCAAGAATCAGTAGATGATGTCTTAAGTGACGGCTCAATTGAACTTGGCGGCAACGTAACTGGAACAGCGATTGAAGAAGAAGGTACTGCGGCTGAAGTACTCCAGGATGAAGATGGCAGTGACCCTATTTACGTCTATTCCCGTAGTCGGGGACTGTTTGGTGGCGCTGCATTTGAAGGGGCAGAACTCGGATTTAACGATGGCCTCAATCGCGAATTGTATGGCCGCCCCATCAGTGCTAGCGAGATTTTTACGAGTTCCAGGTTGCCAACGCCCCAAGCTATTTATCCTCTCAAGGATAGTTTGTTCAAGGCCCAACAGTAA
- a CDS encoding sodium:calcium antiporter, with product MNLILWTLVLLASVWAAHWGADQLANPLQKLRKQWGLNEAAGAALVALATASPEIGTNTASALQGLSDIGLGNLLGSNIISVPVIVGVAYIASQGKTSSFMKNWSNRKVLQLKSEALSVQAIPYVVICLLAAILLLPEPWQGLQPIDGWIMLLVYGIYVGQAILRKRQKRQSVRWQRQELIVSILGVVVLAGGAYLTVTATEKIVEILQISQILGGLFITSTLSIAPEVFATWSVAKSGQVTAATTSVIADNTVTMTLALFPLAMVSLPIKDIQLFSVNLAFVIILGCFYAGFVQWGTPNYSFSLREVAVLILIYGIYLAVMLFGVFRVLG from the coding sequence ATGAATCTAATTCTTTGGACCTTAGTACTTCTAGCCTCTGTCTGGGCTGCCCATTGGGGCGCTGATCAACTGGCTAACCCTTTACAAAAACTGAGAAAACAGTGGGGGCTGAATGAAGCAGCAGGTGCAGCCTTAGTTGCATTGGCCACGGCCAGTCCTGAAATTGGTACTAATACAGCTAGCGCCCTACAGGGTTTATCAGACATTGGCTTAGGCAATCTACTAGGTAGCAATATTATCTCGGTGCCTGTCATTGTCGGGGTGGCTTACATCGCTTCTCAAGGAAAGACCTCGTCCTTCATGAAAAACTGGTCCAATCGAAAAGTTTTACAACTTAAATCCGAGGCCTTATCTGTCCAGGCAATCCCCTACGTTGTTATCTGTCTCCTGGCAGCAATACTGCTGTTACCGGAACCTTGGCAAGGTCTACAGCCGATCGATGGCTGGATTATGCTGCTGGTGTATGGAATTTATGTAGGACAAGCCATTCTCAGAAAACGGCAAAAACGCCAGTCGGTGCGTTGGCAACGCCAAGAATTAATAGTTTCTATTTTGGGAGTCGTCGTTTTAGCAGGGGGAGCCTATCTAACCGTGACAGCTACAGAGAAGATCGTTGAGATTTTGCAGATTTCTCAAATCCTTGGGGGGCTTTTTATCACTTCGACCTTGAGTATTGCTCCGGAGGTATTTGCCACCTGGAGTGTTGCTAAGAGTGGGCAGGTAACAGCAGCAACAACTAGCGTGATAGCTGATAATACGGTAACCATGACTCTGGCACTGTTTCCCCTAGCTATGGTGTCCTTACCTATCAAAGATATCCAGTTATTTTCAGTCAACTTAGCCTTCGTTATCATTCTAGGATGCTTCTATGCAGGCTTTGTACAATGGGGGACCCCCAACTACAGCTTTAGCCTGCGAGAAGTTGCCGTCTTGATTTTGATTTATGGTATCTATCTGGCGGTGATGCTGTTTGGCGTTTTCCGAGTTCTTGGCTAG
- a CDS encoding phosphatidylserine/phosphatidylglycerophosphate/cardiolipin synthase family protein, which yields MSTLILVLRSLLWVLLGCTGVIFVSLYIRGAFRAPVKYRVKDGPSPAEPRFSTVLASLSTSLMTSGTITQFWSQPDQIQAARLAAISAAQRTIHFETFFMTPGRRANDFAAALAERASAGVKVQLVIDAYGANTLPKRYWQRLRAAGVGVVFFNRFDWRAPSNFAGRTHRKLLLIDGQVALIGGAGISDHWDGDDQTSPWLDIEVRIEGEIVPVLEGMFIQHWTYSGGEANLRAETFRADPVQDKGLMLVTPGNNPTYRFSPIRALKENTIVAARQRIWLASPYLIPDRNSRELLIEAKQSGVDVRILTSTLGNIDKKYVYYAAYELYGDLLKNGIEIYEYLPNMTHAKMLLVDDQWVNIGSANFDPRSFFHNEELDLSTADPMLQQSVEQVFETAFAQSQGMSLKDWQHRSWWRHRLFGGLVRFIQWQL from the coding sequence ATGTCGACGCTAATTTTGGTTTTGCGATCGCTGTTATGGGTCCTCCTCGGATGTACCGGGGTGATATTCGTTAGCCTGTATATTCGAGGGGCCTTTCGCGCACCTGTTAAGTATCGAGTCAAAGATGGCCCTAGCCCAGCAGAACCGAGATTTTCGACGGTGCTTGCCAGTCTTTCTACCTCCTTGATGACCTCTGGAACCATCACCCAGTTCTGGTCCCAACCCGATCAGATCCAAGCTGCTCGGTTAGCAGCCATCAGTGCTGCTCAGCGCACCATTCACTTTGAAACCTTTTTTATGACACCGGGACGCCGGGCCAATGATTTTGCAGCCGCCCTGGCCGAACGCGCCAGCGCGGGGGTTAAAGTGCAACTTGTGATTGATGCCTACGGTGCCAACACGTTACCCAAACGTTACTGGCAGCGACTACGAGCGGCAGGGGTTGGGGTCGTGTTCTTTAATCGGTTTGACTGGCGAGCCCCTTCTAATTTTGCAGGTCGCACCCACCGTAAACTGCTCCTTATTGACGGTCAGGTTGCCCTGATCGGTGGCGCTGGCATTTCTGATCATTGGGATGGGGATGATCAAACGTCCCCCTGGCTAGATATTGAGGTGCGCATAGAAGGTGAAATCGTTCCCGTTTTAGAAGGGATGTTTATTCAGCATTGGACATACAGTGGGGGAGAAGCCAATCTTAGGGCCGAGACGTTTCGGGCGGACCCCGTTCAGGATAAAGGATTGATGTTAGTGACGCCTGGCAACAATCCTACCTATCGTTTTTCTCCTATTCGGGCCTTGAAAGAAAATACCATTGTGGCTGCCAGACAGCGAATTTGGTTAGCGAGCCCATATCTAATTCCAGATCGTAATTCCCGAGAACTCTTGATTGAGGCCAAACAATCGGGCGTGGATGTACGCATCCTGACCTCGACCCTGGGCAATATAGATAAAAAATACGTTTATTATGCCGCGTATGAGCTATACGGCGATTTGCTAAAAAATGGCATTGAAATATATGAGTATCTTCCCAACATGACCCATGCCAAGATGCTGCTCGTGGACGACCAATGGGTGAATATTGGCAGTGCAAACTTTGACCCCCGCAGCTTTTTCCACAATGAAGAGCTGGATCTTTCTACGGCGGACCCCATGCTGCAACAATCCGTTGAGCAAGTATTTGAAACGGCGTTCGCCCAAAGTCAAGGCATGAGCTTGAAAGATTGGCAGCACCGTTCTTGGTGGCGGCATCGATTATTCGGGGGGTTAGTTCGGTTTATTCAGTGGCAGCTGTAG
- a CDS encoding FAD-dependent oxidoreductase: MNLSGKPISYWLDSSNTTTFPVLNEAALVDVVVVGGGIAGLTTAWLLKQAGKSVAVLEAGRIAQGASGHTTAKVTALHQLIYADLIQELGEDKARLYAESNQAALDKIIHLIQSESIDCDFSFQDAYTFAESADQLDAIKDEVDAALKLGLAATFVQQTHLPFPIAGAIKLERQAQFHVRKYLLHLAQQVAGEGSYIFEQTRVHTASEGMLCTVKTERGKIQAQDVVITTNLPILDQGLFFAKTFPKRSYIVGAWISSERAPAGMFIGVGDDYRSIRTTPYEDGQLLLIGGEGHKVGSRSDTESAYQALEAYGRERFNIDTFDYRWSSQDVVSFDKLPYVGKLTPLSNHIYVATGFSLWGMTNSMVAAMVLTDKILGRPNPWAKLYDATRATPFLTRTSMEENLDVGRHWLGDRMKALQKSSLADVQKGEGALLTVDGKQIAVYRDHEGKLEIVSATCSHLGCIVNWNSAEKSWDCPCHGARFTTAGKIICGPAVHDLEQHPFQ; encoded by the coding sequence ATGAATCTCTCCGGCAAACCCATATCCTACTGGCTTGACTCATCAAACACGACCACTTTCCCTGTTCTAAACGAAGCTGCTCTGGTAGACGTTGTGGTCGTGGGGGGTGGGATAGCGGGCCTCACTACTGCCTGGCTATTAAAACAAGCGGGCAAAAGCGTGGCCGTTCTGGAAGCTGGGCGGATTGCTCAAGGGGCCAGCGGACATACTACGGCTAAGGTGACGGCGTTGCATCAGCTTATTTATGCGGATCTGATTCAAGAATTAGGCGAGGATAAAGCTCGGCTGTATGCAGAATCCAACCAAGCGGCCCTGGATAAAATCATCCACCTGATCCAATCTGAGTCGATTGACTGTGATTTTAGTTTCCAAGATGCTTACACGTTTGCTGAATCTGCAGATCAGTTGGATGCGATTAAAGACGAAGTGGATGCAGCGCTTAAACTGGGACTTGCCGCTACCTTTGTCCAACAAACTCATCTTCCTTTTCCCATCGCCGGGGCGATCAAGTTGGAGCGTCAAGCCCAATTCCACGTTCGCAAGTATTTACTCCACCTTGCTCAACAGGTTGCGGGCGAGGGTAGCTATATCTTTGAGCAAACCCGAGTTCACACGGCATCTGAAGGGATGCTCTGCACCGTCAAAACTGAAAGAGGAAAGATTCAGGCCCAAGATGTCGTGATCACCACAAATCTTCCCATCTTGGATCAAGGGCTCTTTTTTGCTAAAACTTTTCCCAAACGATCCTATATCGTCGGGGCTTGGATCAGTTCTGAACGGGCTCCCGCAGGTATGTTTATCGGAGTGGGGGATGATTACCGCTCTATTCGCACAACTCCTTACGAAGACGGTCAACTCCTCCTCATTGGGGGTGAAGGCCATAAAGTTGGCAGTCGCTCAGATACGGAGTCGGCCTACCAGGCCCTCGAAGCTTATGGTCGCGAGCGGTTCAACATTGATACCTTTGACTATCGTTGGTCGAGTCAGGATGTGGTGTCCTTTGATAAGTTGCCCTATGTGGGCAAACTGACTCCCCTCAGTAACCATATCTACGTGGCGACAGGATTCAGTTTGTGGGGAATGACCAATAGCATGGTGGCCGCGATGGTCCTAACAGATAAGATTTTGGGGCGTCCCAATCCCTGGGCTAAACTTTACGACGCTACCCGAGCGACGCCGTTTCTGACCCGGACCTCTATGGAAGAAAACTTGGATGTGGGTCGGCATTGGCTGGGCGATCGCATGAAGGCATTGCAAAAATCCTCCCTAGCAGACGTACAAAAAGGTGAAGGCGCACTTCTGACGGTGGATGGCAAGCAAATTGCAGTCTATCGAGATCATGAAGGTAAATTAGAGATTGTCTCGGCCACCTGTTCCCATCTAGGGTGCATTGTTAACTGGAACAGTGCTGAAAAAAGCTGGGATTGCCCCTGTCATGGCGCTCGCTTTACAACCGCAGGCAAAATCATTTGTGGCCCTGCAGTTCACGACCTAGAACAGCATCCGTTCCAATAA
- a CDS encoding YihY/virulence factor BrkB family protein has translation MISLKQTWRLLKATFTEWKEDKSSRLAAALAYYTVFALAPLLMIVILVASFIFGDESKTVVIDQFQSLVGRQGAETIQTAIENTSQSQGGSTVASIFSLVALMFGASGVFTQLQGALNTVWEVEAKPGKGIWGFLRQRFLSFGMILGICFILMVSLVVSAGLAGFSAYINRLVPGLGIIGQILNLAISFGVFTLLFALIYKVLPDVKITWKDVWVGAGITALLFAVGKFALGVYIGNGSVGSTYGAAGSVVVLLVWVYYSAQILFFGAEFTQVYARKYGSQIVPDQHAVPVSDQVRAKQGMGNSHRRPKTDQPDYPYR, from the coding sequence ATGATTAGTTTGAAGCAAACTTGGCGACTTCTCAAGGCCACTTTTACAGAATGGAAAGAAGATAAATCCTCTCGCCTGGCAGCAGCCCTAGCCTACTACACTGTGTTTGCCCTGGCACCACTATTGATGATTGTGATTTTGGTGGCCAGTTTTATTTTTGGTGATGAATCCAAGACTGTGGTGATTGACCAATTCCAATCTTTGGTCGGCCGCCAGGGGGCTGAAACGATTCAAACTGCCATTGAAAATACCAGTCAGTCCCAAGGTGGGAGTACGGTGGCATCGATTTTTAGTCTTGTAGCTTTAATGTTCGGTGCCTCCGGGGTGTTTACCCAACTTCAGGGCGCTTTGAATACCGTATGGGAAGTGGAAGCTAAACCTGGCAAAGGTATCTGGGGATTTCTCCGCCAGCGCTTCTTATCCTTTGGCATGATCCTAGGAATTTGTTTTATCCTGATGGTCTCGCTAGTGGTGAGTGCTGGACTAGCTGGCTTTAGTGCCTATATCAATCGCCTAGTGCCGGGTTTAGGCATAATCGGTCAAATTCTAAACCTGGCGATTTCCTTCGGGGTTTTCACGCTCCTATTTGCCCTGATTTATAAGGTTTTACCCGACGTCAAAATCACATGGAAAGATGTTTGGGTGGGTGCTGGGATTACGGCCTTACTGTTTGCAGTTGGAAAGTTCGCCCTAGGGGTTTACATCGGCAATGGCAGTGTAGGGTCAACCTACGGGGCAGCTGGTTCTGTGGTTGTACTGCTGGTGTGGGTCTACTACTCAGCTCAGATCCTCTTCTTTGGGGCCGAATTTACTCAGGTCTATGCCCGAAAGTATGGGTCGCAAATTGTCCCTGATCAGCATGCTGTTCCCGTTTCAGATCAGGTCAGGGCAAAGCAAGGTATGGGAAACTCCCACCGGCGCCCAAAGACAGACCAGCCAGATTATCCCTATCGATAA